From Mucilaginibacter gotjawali:
CGTAATGCGGTGTTGTGTTTCGAGGGTGCCTACCATGGCCGCACACTACTAACGCTTAGCCTTACCAGTAAATATGCTTTATTTAAAAAGGGTTTTGGTTCGTATGTGTCTGATATTTACCGGATCCCTGCTCCAAATGCCTATCGTGGTATTGATGGCATGAGCGAGGATGAATATGTAGCTTATTGTATTAAAAAACTGGACGAGGCTTTTATCTCACAAGTCGACCCGGAATCGCTGGCGGCTATTATTATTGAACCCGTGCAGGGCGAAGGAGGATTTTTGCCGATTCCGCCTGCTTACCTGCATAAATTGCGCGAAGTTTGTGATAAATATGGTATCGTATTTATTGCCGATGAAATTCAGTGCGGCGCCGGGCGTACCGGTAAATTTTTCGCAGTGGAGCATAGCGGGGTAGTCCCGGATATTATGGTGAGTGCGAAATCTATCGGGGCAGGTATGCCGATCAGTGCGGTTACCGGGAAAGCCGAAATAATGGATGCGCCGCATTTAGGCGGCATTGGCGGCACCTACGGCGGCAGCCCGGTGGCCTGCGTGGCAGCTATTGAAGCGATAAAGATCATCAAAAGTGAGAGTTTTTTACAAAGGGTAAATGAGGTAGGTGAAATCATTCGAACTACTTTGGAAAGCTGGAAAGATAAATATCCACTCATCGGTGATGTACGCGGTATCGGCGCTATGCGACTGGTTGAATTCGTAAAAGATCGCGACAGCAAAGAACCTGATGCAGAAGCAACGCTCGAGATCATTAAAGATGCCGTGGCGCATGGCCTGATTATGATCCGCGCCGGCTTGTTCAGCAATTGTATCAGGCTTTTGCCACCAATTGTGATCACAGACGAACAGCTAACTGAAGGATTGCAAGTTTTGGAAGACGCCATTGCCCGCGCACAGGTTAAAAGAACCCCAATATTAGCATAAAATAAATTTGGTATGCCCACACTGATTATCCATAATGTCAACCTGCTTTCCTTTAACGATGGTTTTACCGGCAAAGGGTATGATGCTATTGCGATAGATGGTAACCATATTAAGGGTATTGGGCGCTGGGATGAGCTAAAATCTTTGGTTCAAGCAGGCACAGAAGTAATTGATGCCGGTGGCAAAACTTTAATGCCGGGCTTTAACGATTCGCACATCCATATCTGGAAAGTGGGCAACCTGGCCACTTATATGCTGGACGTGCGTAAGGCCGGCAGTTTGGCTGAAATGCTGGGAATGATAGAAAGCTATCATCAAAACAACCCCGATCTCGGCTGGATAACCGCCCGCGGCTTTAACGAGGCGGGTTGGAAGGAAGGACGGATGCCTGATAAAAACGACCTGGATAAAGTTGTTAAGGACAAACCGGTTTATCTGATCCGCACCTGCGCCCATATTGCCGTTGCCAATACCCGTGCGCTCGAAATAAGTAACGTTACCTCAAGTACGCCCGTCCCTGAAGGGGGTGTAATGCACAAAGGTAATGATGGCAAACCGAACGGCATCTTCTCCGAAACCGCCCTTGGTTTGGTAAGTAAAAATATTCCGGCCTACACCAAAGATGAGTTAAAAACGATGGTGACGGCTGCCCGTAAACAATTATACAGCTTTGGAATCACGGCTGCTACCGACCCTGCAGTCGACCCTTTGTTACTGCAGGCCTATTATGAGATGCATCAAGCCGGGGACCTTGGTTTCCGGCTAAATGCAATACCCATTTTATTACCTGACGGCGGCGAAAAACCCTATGATTTGCCTGAAAATTTTTCATCGGATGGGCTCAATGTAAATACCGTTAAATTTTTTAGCGATGGTGGGCTGAGCGGCAAGACGGCCGCCCTGAAAAGGCCCTATAAAAATACCAATGAACACGGAGTATTGCGCTTGCGGCAGCAACAATACCTGCGGTTAGGAAAGGCCGCAATGGAAAAAGGACTTGGCCTTGCTACCCACGCCATAGGCGATGCGGCAATTGAGTTTGTTATTGATACCTATGTTAAACTTGGAGAAATGCTGCCCGGCGTTTTAAGAAGGATTGAACACCTTGGCCTGCCCGAAAAAAAGCACCTGGAATTAATGGCCAAACACCAGATCGCTACCTCCATGCAAACCATATTTATCAGCGAACTGGGTAAAAATTTCAGGCAATACCTGGATCAGGACTATTTGAACCAGTGTTACCCTGTCCGCTCGGTGTTAAAGCATGGTATTCTTACGGCACTATCATCGGATGCGCCGGTGGTAAGCAATTTAAACCCTGTTAAAGGCATGGAAGCTGCCGTAACCCGCATGGATAATGAAGGCTTTGTAATTGCAGCTGACGAAGCCATCAGCGTAGCGGATGCATTAAAGGCTTACACCATAAACGCTGCAACTATTGGCCAAACACCGCAGTTTGGCACGCTTGAGCCGGGTCAACTGGCCGATTTTATTATGCTGAACCGCGACCCGTTGGCCATGGCGCCCGCAGACATTTCAACACTAAAAGTTGAGCGGACATTTATTGATGGGAAATGCGTTTATGAAAATTGAAGTTGTTTTTTATAACAAATAATGGCAAAAAATAAATTTACTTTAATACTGAAGAGCCGTCATCACTGCTTTCACGAACTATTTTCGTAACTTTAATGTATGGTATCACCTTGTTACACCCTTTATTGAGATGTAAATAAAAAGAGATCATAAAAACCAATATGTTAGTACAAGTTTTATCCTACCAGATAGCTGATAGCATTGATATAAAAACCTTCAGATCTGCATTTAAAGCAGAATTATATTTCGGCGATACCGATGAATTATTTTACATCACCGATGAGGGGCGGTACATTTATGTTTTTAAATATGGGGTAGTTTGCTTTTTAAATTACGACCCGATCAAGATCTCCGAATTTTTAAGGCTGATATACGCGTACTGCAAAGGTAAGTTCGACGAGAGTTTGGAAGAGGAATTTAAGATCCAGACAAACTCTGCAAGAAACAAAATCGGCTTTAATTCCATCGAAATCATCGGGTCGGATATTGAGGTATTGCGCCTGATCATGCTGAATGTCTCCCAATCAGTCGCCCTTGATTATTACCAGGAGCAAACCACAAGGCTGATGGAGGAAACCAACCTGCATACCCAGATGTTGGAAGAAACCGGAAACCTGAACATATCGGGAATAAACCTGAAAAAATACATCGGCAAGACATTGCTGTTGAAAAACCGGATTGCCGAGAATATGTACATTTTCGATGCGCCGCCTGAAACCTGGGAAGACGAAAATCTAAACAAGATCCACACCGACCTCATCCGCACCTTCGATTTGAACGAAAGGTTCCGGAACATTCAGGAAAGTTTGAATATTGTAAAAGATAACTACGAACTTTTCCGCGACCTGCTGCAATACCGTACCAGTTTCAGGCTTGAATGGGTGATCATCATCCTGATCATGGTTGAAGTGCTGAATATCTTCATCCCGAAAATATTTAGTTAAGTTTGGCAGCAAGGATTGAAAAAGGTAAATTACCAGCATTATGGGACTATCGTCGTCAATAAAATCAAACCCCGGGTTAAAAAAATAGTCCATAAAATGATTGTTGGCAATGCACGCCCGCGCTGGTGGGTGCGCTGGTTTGTAACCCCTTTTATCCATCACCGAGGTAAAGGCTCATCCATCCGCTGGAGCGCCCGTGCAGATATATTCCCATTTAACAAATTTTCACTCGGTGCAAACACTACTATTGAAGATTTTTGTACCGTTAACAATGGCGTAGGTCACTTGCTCATCGGCGATGATTCGCGCATTGGGCTGGGGAGTGTTTTGATAGGCCCGGTTACTATTGGCAACCAGGTTATTTTAGCTCAAAATATTGTATTAAGCGGCTTAAACCACACGTATACAGATGTCACTATACCCATCCGCCTGCAAAAAGTAACTACCGCCCCAATTATTGTTGAAGATGAAGTATGGATAGGCGCCAACGCCGTAATTACTGCAGGGGTTACTATTGGTAAACACAGCGTTGTTGCCGGCGGTTCTGTTGTTACAAAAAGCATTCCCCCTTATAGTGTAGCAGTCGGCAATCCAGCCCGCGTAATCAAAAAATATGATTTTGAAAAAGGCGAATGGGTTAAAGTTTCCTGACGTTAGGTGAGCGTTTTCAAATCTTTTTAATGTGCCGGCACTCCCCTTTTGTATCCGAAGTTTGAAATACGAGGTGGATGCTCAAAAAGTCTTCTTATATGCATATTCTTTTTTAGGCTCATTTAATTTGAGTTAAAAAAAGTAAAAACAGGCCTTACTGCCACAAAATTGCTATTAATTTGTTTTTTAAAGATTGTTTTTTTAAATTACGAAATAAAAATTTAACCTAAATGAATAAACACGCCCTTGTCAAATTGATATGCTTTTTCGCTTTGGTTATCACGTGCAAAACCGCAGCCTCGCAACCCGACTCAGACAGCGTAATTTACAAACAATCTGTTTTTAACCTCGCCAGTCGCTTTGACCATGCAATAGGCGAAGAATCGTGGCTTTACAACGGTTACAGTTTCCGCGGCTACGATGCAGGGATAAAAGGGACCCCTTTTTTAGAGGATGCAACGGGCTGGCGAAATGGCTCCGTTACTTACGATGGGGAAACATACCAAAACGTCCCTATGTTGTACGATATTAATGCGGACCACCTTATCGTGCTTTTAGATAACCACAGTTCGCCCTATCGGC
This genomic window contains:
- a CDS encoding RMD1 family protein: MLVQVLSYQIADSIDIKTFRSAFKAELYFGDTDELFYITDEGRYIYVFKYGVVCFLNYDPIKISEFLRLIYAYCKGKFDESLEEEFKIQTNSARNKIGFNSIEIIGSDIEVLRLIMLNVSQSVALDYYQEQTTRLMEETNLHTQMLEETGNLNISGINLKKYIGKTLLLKNRIAENMYIFDAPPETWEDENLNKIHTDLIRTFDLNERFRNIQESLNIVKDNYELFRDLLQYRTSFRLEWVIIILIMVEVLNIFIPKIFS
- a CDS encoding acyltransferase: MIVGNARPRWWVRWFVTPFIHHRGKGSSIRWSARADIFPFNKFSLGANTTIEDFCTVNNGVGHLLIGDDSRIGLGSVLIGPVTIGNQVILAQNIVLSGLNHTYTDVTIPIRLQKVTTAPIIVEDEVWIGANAVITAGVTIGKHSVVAGGSVVTKSIPPYSVAVGNPARVIKKYDFEKGEWVKVS
- a CDS encoding amidohydrolase, with the protein product MPTLIIHNVNLLSFNDGFTGKGYDAIAIDGNHIKGIGRWDELKSLVQAGTEVIDAGGKTLMPGFNDSHIHIWKVGNLATYMLDVRKAGSLAEMLGMIESYHQNNPDLGWITARGFNEAGWKEGRMPDKNDLDKVVKDKPVYLIRTCAHIAVANTRALEISNVTSSTPVPEGGVMHKGNDGKPNGIFSETALGLVSKNIPAYTKDELKTMVTAARKQLYSFGITAATDPAVDPLLLQAYYEMHQAGDLGFRLNAIPILLPDGGEKPYDLPENFSSDGLNVNTVKFFSDGGLSGKTAALKRPYKNTNEHGVLRLRQQQYLRLGKAAMEKGLGLATHAIGDAAIEFVIDTYVKLGEMLPGVLRRIEHLGLPEKKHLELMAKHQIATSMQTIFISELGKNFRQYLDQDYLNQCYPVRSVLKHGILTALSSDAPVVSNLNPVKGMEAAVTRMDNEGFVIAADEAISVADALKAYTINAATIGQTPQFGTLEPGQLADFIMLNRDPLAMAPADISTLKVERTFIDGKCVYEN
- the gabT gene encoding 4-aminobutyrate--2-oxoglutarate transaminase: MSFIKLKTALPGPKGLAALERRKNSLPAGLAKSTEVVVEKAEGALVWDVDGNQLLDFAGGIGMINVGHRNEQVVNAMKEQLDKYIHTCSLVTTMEPYLDLAELLNSITPGNFPKKTLLANSGSEAVENAVNIAKYYTKRNAVLCFEGAYHGRTLLTLSLTSKYALFKKGFGSYVSDIYRIPAPNAYRGIDGMSEDEYVAYCIKKLDEAFISQVDPESLAAIIIEPVQGEGGFLPIPPAYLHKLREVCDKYGIVFIADEIQCGAGRTGKFFAVEHSGVVPDIMVSAKSIGAGMPISAVTGKAEIMDAPHLGGIGGTYGGSPVACVAAIEAIKIIKSESFLQRVNEVGEIIRTTLESWKDKYPLIGDVRGIGAMRLVEFVKDRDSKEPDAEATLEIIKDAVAHGLIMIRAGLFSNCIRLLPPIVITDEQLTEGLQVLEDAIARAQVKRTPILA